A genomic window from Lycium barbarum isolate Lr01 chromosome 4, ASM1917538v2, whole genome shotgun sequence includes:
- the LOC132637875 gene encoding protein MAIN-LIKE 2-like — protein sequence MDRPKVTVHPGLENYDLLILQQQHRSQAVWDGKLTGQNACLTIRRANHEFWNHVRQYPLHNHILNYFERCGFGGVLAVGNVQYDEGIITALIERWRPETHTFHMRTGECAITLQDVEVLYGIPVHGHPLVQRNVKNITKSTWRELMYDLTGWLPGEEAIIGNILLVITQLSNHLEILIAKNDIINEHTDEAEVQKRVRFYLLWLIGGTIFPDNTGSKLSLHFLLDTIDLDAIGGKAWGAAALSYLYNCLCRGSMANSRDVCGFIALLQVREFQYYIALLQ from the coding sequence ATGGATCGCCCCAAAGTCACTGTACATCCAGGTCTAGAAAACTATGATTTATTAATACTCCAGCAACAACATCGATCCCAGGCTGTGTGGGATGGAAAATTGACTGGACAGAATGCGTGTTTAACTATACGTCGTGCGAATCATGAATTCTGGAATCACGTGAGGCAATACCCTTTACATAATCACATCCTTAATTACTTTGAGAGGTGTGGATTTGGGGGAGTTTTAGCAGTAGGTAATGTGCAGTATGATGAAGgaatcatcactgcacttattgaGAGATGGCGTCCAGAGACGCATACATTTCATATGCGGACTGGCGAATGTGCCATCACACTGCAGGATGTCGAGGTGTTATATGGCATTCCCGTGCATGGCCACCCATTGGTGCAGAGAAATGTTAAAAATATTACTAAATCAACGTGGCGGGAATTGATGTACGACCTTACTGGTTGGTTGCCCGGAGAAGAAGCAATTATAGGTAATATCTTGTTGGTAATAACACAATTATCTAATCATTTGGAAATCTTAATTGCCAAAAATGATATTATTAATGAACACACTGATGAGGCTGAGGTACAAAAGAGGGTCAGGTTTTACCTGCTTTGGTTGATTGGTGGCACTATATTCCCTGATAATACTGGTTCAAAGCTTAGTTTACACTTTTTGCTTGACACAATAGACCTTGATGCAATAGGCGGGAAAGCTTGGGGAGCAGCAgcattatcatacttgtacaattgTCTATGCCGTGGTTCGATGGCTAATAGCCGTGATGTTTgtggatttattgctttgttacAGGTACGTGAATTTCAATATTATATTGCTCTACTTCAGTAG
- the LOC132637876 gene encoding G-type lectin S-receptor-like serine/threonine-protein kinase At4g27290 — translation MMFQIIPNSFVMLLFFSIFLSLNSSVSFGQELSTGDQIGTNKTITIGVTIVSSGGNFELGFFTPNNGSSYFIGTWYKNISPQTVIWVANHNLPLSFPEMANAEFAITNGNLVLLNGTKQLIWSTNIDSTEHNSVVAVLGNDGNFVLRDCSNSTSRVLWQSFDHPSHTFMPGSRTDYNKNTNSTRYITSWRSSEDPSPGPYTVEINPTNGQFRAMWNRTEEYWNSGSTWDGDSFSSVPYNIPNTTVNYTYVNDDNEVYYFSPLVISRFVIDVTGEMKQFTWLDSSKQWNVFYLQPAQHCDVYAYCGAFGTCNPRLTSVCRCLPGFAPRLDTDWDLDIFSQGCVRKKKLSCGNSSATFKDRFRMISYVTLPKYYETVKVTNATLCESTCFNNCSCTAYAYDGTECLTWTGELLNLQQLSQDDHRGRNLFIKLAASDFPSDDQATKKKKQSWTRLKIIVLATISVTINLLVCCFIYIYCRRKIAKGKGQRNFFAHLQSRDNDLTNEDDDNNIDNVPFFSFESIVAATNQFSEANMLGQGGFGPVYKGKFLGGREIAVKRLSTQSRQGIEEFTNEVLLIARVQHRNLVKLLGYCVKGRNEKIVLYEYMLNKSLDTFIFDQQNRALLDWKKRFDIIVGIARGMSYLHHDSRLTIIHRDLKTSNILLDGGMNPKISDFGLARIVQGDYTLANTTKIAGTCGYMSPEYVLNGVFSTKSDVFSFGVIILEIVSGRRNTGFNQCEEAMNLIQYAWRLWTEEKAITMVDESLLETCNMDEALKCINIGLLCVQEHPCQRPSMSSVILMLGGESMILPKPNQPAFVARTAISSKSTTSYTKNGLTITIEQGR, via the exons ATGATGTTCCAAATAATTCCTAATTCATTTGTGATGCTTCTCTTTTTCTCGATTTTCTTGTCCCTCAATTCCTCTGTTTCCTTTGGACAAGAATTATCAACTGGAGACCAAATTGGCACAAACAAAACAATTACCATTGGTGTTACTATTGTTTCTTCTGGTGGAAACTTTGAATTAGGCTTTTTTACACCAAACAACGGTTCCAGTTATTTCATTGGCACCTGGTACAAAAACATTAGCCCACAAACAGTAATTTGGGTGGCGAATCACAACTTGCCTCTTTCTTTTCCTGAAATGGCCAATGCAGAATTCGCGATCACGAATGGCAATTTGGTCCTCCTGAATGGCACCAAACAGCTAATTTGGTCTACGAATATCGACTCCACAGAGCATAATTCTGTCGTAGCTGTTCTTGGTAATGATGGGAATTTTGTCTTGAGAGATTGTTCAAATTCAACTTCTCGTGTACTCTGGCAAAGTTTCGATCATCCTAGTCATACATTTATGCCTGGCTCGAGAACTGAttacaacaaaaataccaatTCCACGCGATACATCACGTCCTGGAGGAGTTCAGAAGATCCTAGTCCGGGGCCTTATACAGTCGAAATTAATCCAACCAATGGCCAGTTTCGGGCAATGTGGAATAGGACTGAGGAATACTGGAACAGTGGATCCACTTGGGATGGAGATAGTTTCAGCAGCGTGCCGTATAACATTCCCAACACGACGGTTAATTATACATATGTCAACGATGACAACGAGGTTTATTACTTCAGTCCGTTAGTCATATCAAGATTCGTGATCGATGTAACGGGGGAAATGAAGCAGTTCACATGGTTGGATAGTTCCAAGCAATGGAATGTGTTTTATCTTCAACCAGCACAGCACTGTGATGTCTATGCTTATTGTGGGGCATTTGGAACTTGCAATCCGCGCTTAACTTCAGTATGCAG GTGTTTGCCAGGTTTTGCTCCTAGATTAGACACAGATTGGGATTTGGATATTTTTTCTCAAGGTTGTgttaggaaaaaaaaattgagctgTGGTAATTCCAGTGCTACTTTTAAGGACAGGTTTAGGATGATATCCTATGTGACATTACCCAAATACTATGAAACTGTCAAAGTCACAAATGCAACACTATGTGAATCTACTTGTTTCAATAATTGTTCTTGTACTGCTTATGCTTATGATGGAACTGAATGTTTAACTTGGACTGGAGAATTGCTAAATCTGCAACAACTATCTCAAGATGATCATAGAGGAAGAAACTTGTTTATCAAACTTGCTGCTTCTGATTTTCCAAGTGATGACCAAG caacgaagaagaagaagcaatCATGGACAAGGCTCAAAATCATCGTTCTAGCAACAATATCTGTGACAATTAATCTATTAGTATGCTGCTTTATCTACATTTACTGTAGAAGAAAGATTGCAAAAGGAAAAG GTCAAAGGAATTTTTTTGCTCACTTGCAGAGTAGAGATAACGATTTGACAAATGAAGATGATGACAATAACATCGATAATGTTCCATTTTTTAGTTTTGAAAGCATAGTAGCTGCTACAAATCAATTCTCAGAGGCAAACATGCTGGGCCAAGGAGGGTTTGGTCCCGTTTAtaag GGTAAATTTCTAGGAGGACGAGAGATTGCAGTTAAAAGATTATCAACTCAATCTCGACAAGGCATAGAAGAATTCACGAATGAAGTGTTATTGATCGCCAGAGTTCAACATAGGAATTTGGTTAAACTTTTGGGCTATTGTGTAAAGGGAAGAAACGAAAAGATTGTACTTTACGAGTACATGTTAAATAAAAGCTTGGACACCTTCATATTTG ATCAACAAAATCGCGCACTACTGGACTGGAAAAAGCGATTTGATATTATTGTTGGAATTGCCCGTGGAATGTCTTATTTACACCATGATTCAAGGTTGACAATCATCCATAGAGATCTGAAAACTAGTAATATTTTACTAGACGGAGGAATGAACCCCAAAATTTCGGATTTTGGCTTAGCAAGGATTGTCCAAGGAGATTATACACTAGCAAATACAACAAAAATCGCTGGAACCTG TGGCTATATGTCTCCGGAGTACGTGTTGAATGGAGTGTTCTCAACCAAGTCAGATGTTTTTAGTTTTGGAGTAATAATACTCGAGATTGTCAGTGGCAGAAGAAACACTGGATTTAATCAATGCGAAGAAGCAATGAACCTCATACAATAT GCTTGGAGACTGTGGACAGAAGAGAAGGCAATCACTATGGTTGATGAATCGTTACTTGAAACATGTAACATGGATGAAGCACTAAAATGCATAAATATTGGTCTCTTGTGTGTACAAGAACACCCTTGTCAACGTCCCAGTATGTCAAGCGTCATATTAATGCTTGGGGGCGAAAGCATGATCCTTCCGAAACCTAACCAGCCAGCTTTTGTGGCTAGAACTGCTATTTCTAGTAAATCTACAACTTCGTATACCAAGAATGGGCTAACAATTACAATTGAACAAGGCCGATAA